One Pseudochaenichthys georgianus unplaced genomic scaffold, fPseGeo1.2 scaffold_602_arrow_ctg1, whole genome shotgun sequence genomic window carries:
- the LOC117443408 gene encoding uncharacterized protein isoform X3, with protein MVEFRRINTTLAVILLLRFTAAVPGQNPLSLSLSVRAGHRVTLPCECAHVIKPQHQCDGTVWVHSRDGRTTIELIAHGRINTNVISKADRLSVTENCSLVVKNITREDAGLYSCRQFPKSGGNQQGPDSQVFLSVIIMTLDKHDDMVTLFCTVLTYGECTHTVKWAHEGNQDVVEMRLAACSSIVIFSSHLDQKLLKCNVTDTKTGETLLCGVGPQSSCQKTGSTPAGRNDPPGPGWLRFIVVSVGLASLIIIVVTVTIRTRAKGNRAQTGDNAVSF; from the exons ATGGTTGAATTCAGACGGATTAATACGACTTTAGCGGTGATCCTGCTGCTTCGGTTTACAG CAGCAGTGCCCGGACAGaatcccctctccctctccctctccgtcAGAGCTGGACATCGCGTCACTTTGCCTTGTGAATGTGCACATGTGATAAAACCTCAGCACCAATGTGACGGTACCGTCTGGGTCCACAGTCGTGATGGGAGAACAACAATAGAGCTGATTGCTCATGGGCGGATAAACACAAACGTGATTTCCAAAGCAGACAGACTGAGCGTTACAGAAAACTGTTCTCTGGTCGTAAAGAATATCACACGTGAGGATGCTGGTCTTTACTCCTGCAGACAGTTTCCAAAATCAGGAGGAAACCAACAAGGTCCAGACTCTcaggtttttctgtctgttatTATCA TGACTCTGGATAAACACGATGATATGGTCACCTTGTTCTGCACTGTGTTGACATATGGAGAGTGTACACACACAGTGAAGTGGGCGCACGAGGGTAATCAGGATGTCGTGGAGATGAGACTAGCTGCCTGTTCATCCATAGTGATATTTTCTTCTCATCTTGATCAAAAGTTGCTGAAGTGTAACGTGACGGACACTAAGACTGGAGAAACGCTGCTGTGTGGTGTTGGACCCCAGTCCTCGTGCCAGAAAACAG GAAGCACACCAGCAGGGAGAAATGATCCCCCAGGACCAG GTTGGTTGAGGTTCATCGTCGTGTCTGTCGGTTTAGCATCGCTCATAATAATCGTGGTGACGGTCACGATACGGACGAGAGCTAAAG GGAACAGAGCACAGACGGGTGATAATGCTGTGAGTTTCTGA
- the LOC117443408 gene encoding uncharacterized protein isoform X2, which translates to MVEFRRINTTLAVILLLRFTAAVPGQNPLSLSLSVRAGHRVTLPCECAHVIKPQHQCDGTVWVHSRDGRTTIELIAHGRINTNVISKADRLSVTENCSLVVKNITREDAGLYSCRQFPKSGGNQQGPDSQVFLSVIIMTLDKHDDMVTLFCTVLTYGECTHTVKWAHEGNQDVVEMRLAACSSIVIFSSHLDQKLLKCNVTDTKTGETLLCGVGPQSSCQKTGSTPAGRNDPPGPGWLRFIVVSVGLASLIIIVVTVTIRTRAKGNRAQTGDNAVHNDEDEGVVTYENVGEASASIRLH; encoded by the exons ATGGTTGAATTCAGACGGATTAATACGACTTTAGCGGTGATCCTGCTGCTTCGGTTTACAG CAGCAGTGCCCGGACAGaatcccctctccctctccctctccgtcAGAGCTGGACATCGCGTCACTTTGCCTTGTGAATGTGCACATGTGATAAAACCTCAGCACCAATGTGACGGTACCGTCTGGGTCCACAGTCGTGATGGGAGAACAACAATAGAGCTGATTGCTCATGGGCGGATAAACACAAACGTGATTTCCAAAGCAGACAGACTGAGCGTTACAGAAAACTGTTCTCTGGTCGTAAAGAATATCACACGTGAGGATGCTGGTCTTTACTCCTGCAGACAGTTTCCAAAATCAGGAGGAAACCAACAAGGTCCAGACTCTcaggtttttctgtctgttatTATCA TGACTCTGGATAAACACGATGATATGGTCACCTTGTTCTGCACTGTGTTGACATATGGAGAGTGTACACACACAGTGAAGTGGGCGCACGAGGGTAATCAGGATGTCGTGGAGATGAGACTAGCTGCCTGTTCATCCATAGTGATATTTTCTTCTCATCTTGATCAAAAGTTGCTGAAGTGTAACGTGACGGACACTAAGACTGGAGAAACGCTGCTGTGTGGTGTTGGACCCCAGTCCTCGTGCCAGAAAACAG GAAGCACACCAGCAGGGAGAAATGATCCCCCAGGACCAG GTTGGTTGAGGTTCATCGTCGTGTCTGTCGGTTTAGCATCGCTCATAATAATCGTGGTGACGGTCACGATACGGACGAGAGCTAAAG GGAACAGAGCACAGACGGGTGATAATGCT GTGCATAATGACGAAGATGAAGGTGTAGTGACCTACGAAAACGTTGGAGAAGCTTCTGCTTCCATCAGACTCCACTGA
- the LOC117443408 gene encoding uncharacterized protein isoform X1 codes for MVEFRRINTTLAVILLLRFTAAVPGQNPLSLSLSVRAGHRVTLPCECAHVIKPQHQCDGTVWVHSRDGRTTIELIAHGRINTNVISKADRLSVTENCSLVVKNITREDAGLYSCRQFPKSGGNQQGPDSQVFLSVIIMTLDKHDDMVTLFCTVLTYGECTHTVKWAHEGNQDVVEMRLAACSSIVIFSSHLDQKLLKCNVTDTKTGETLLCGVGPQSSCQKTGSTPAGRNDPPGPGWLRFIVVSVGLASLIIIVVTVTIRTRAKGNRAQTGDNAFASNQVKDGEYFNGTKRMHGQRMWSSPKVVS; via the exons ATGGTTGAATTCAGACGGATTAATACGACTTTAGCGGTGATCCTGCTGCTTCGGTTTACAG CAGCAGTGCCCGGACAGaatcccctctccctctccctctccgtcAGAGCTGGACATCGCGTCACTTTGCCTTGTGAATGTGCACATGTGATAAAACCTCAGCACCAATGTGACGGTACCGTCTGGGTCCACAGTCGTGATGGGAGAACAACAATAGAGCTGATTGCTCATGGGCGGATAAACACAAACGTGATTTCCAAAGCAGACAGACTGAGCGTTACAGAAAACTGTTCTCTGGTCGTAAAGAATATCACACGTGAGGATGCTGGTCTTTACTCCTGCAGACAGTTTCCAAAATCAGGAGGAAACCAACAAGGTCCAGACTCTcaggtttttctgtctgttatTATCA TGACTCTGGATAAACACGATGATATGGTCACCTTGTTCTGCACTGTGTTGACATATGGAGAGTGTACACACACAGTGAAGTGGGCGCACGAGGGTAATCAGGATGTCGTGGAGATGAGACTAGCTGCCTGTTCATCCATAGTGATATTTTCTTCTCATCTTGATCAAAAGTTGCTGAAGTGTAACGTGACGGACACTAAGACTGGAGAAACGCTGCTGTGTGGTGTTGGACCCCAGTCCTCGTGCCAGAAAACAG GAAGCACACCAGCAGGGAGAAATGATCCCCCAGGACCAG GTTGGTTGAGGTTCATCGTCGTGTCTGTCGGTTTAGCATCGCTCATAATAATCGTGGTGACGGTCACGATACGGACGAGAGCTAAAG GGAACAGAGCACAGACGGGTGATAATGCT TTTGCTTCAAATCAGGTTAAAGATGGAGAATATTTCAATGGTACCAAAAGGATGCACGGACAAAGGATGTGGAGTTCCCCAAAGGTCGTTTCCTGA